In the Thauera sedimentorum genome, one interval contains:
- a CDS encoding YgaP family membrane protein: MKANVGGIDKILRIVVGIALIAWALMGGPVWAWIGVVPLATGLMGWCPAYTLLGMNTCPLKKQ; encoded by the coding sequence ATGAAAGCGAACGTCGGCGGAATCGACAAGATCCTGCGCATCGTGGTCGGCATCGCGCTGATCGCCTGGGCGCTGATGGGCGGTCCGGTGTGGGCCTGGATCGGCGTGGTGCCGCTGGCTACCGGCCTGATGGGCTGGTGCCCGGCCTACACCCTGCTCGGCATGAACACCTGCCCGCTGAAGAAGCAGTGA
- a CDS encoding Crp/Fnr family transcriptional regulator, whose product MNDSESLAARYPVLDALPPAARDRLEAAARWMRVPAGQLLFDDHQACEGFPFVVEGSVRVSKCAPSGRELPLYRVAPGETCIISSSCLLGHEDYNARGVTESDTLLMLLPKAVFDELLGEPAFRGFVFHLFAERIADLMQLIEEVAFRRLDQRLAALLLGKGRVLHVTHQQLADELGSVREIVSRLLKGFAADGLVRLAREQVEILDPAGLRRLASAGKSS is encoded by the coding sequence ATGAACGACAGCGAAAGCCTCGCCGCCCGCTATCCGGTGCTCGACGCCCTGCCGCCGGCCGCGCGCGACCGGCTGGAGGCCGCCGCACGCTGGATGCGCGTGCCCGCCGGCCAGTTGCTGTTCGACGACCACCAGGCCTGCGAGGGTTTCCCCTTCGTGGTCGAAGGCTCGGTGCGGGTGTCGAAGTGCGCGCCCAGCGGGCGCGAACTGCCGCTCTACCGCGTCGCCCCGGGAGAGACCTGCATCATTTCCTCGTCCTGCCTGCTCGGCCACGAGGATTACAACGCCCGCGGCGTCACCGAATCCGACACCCTGCTGATGCTGCTGCCCAAGGCGGTGTTCGACGAACTGCTGGGCGAACCGGCCTTTCGCGGCTTCGTCTTCCACCTGTTCGCCGAGCGCATCGCCGACCTGATGCAGTTGATCGAGGAGGTGGCCTTCCGCAGGCTGGACCAGCGTCTGGCCGCCCTGCTGCTCGGCAAGGGCCGCGTGCTGCACGTCACCCACCAGCAACTGGCCGACGAACTGGGCAGCGTGCGCGAGATCGTCAGCCGCCTGCTCAAGGGTTTTGCCGCCGACGGCCTGGTGCGCCTGGCGCGCGAGCAGGTGGAGATCCTCGATCCGGCCGGGCTGCGCCGGCTGGCGAGCGCGGGCAAGAGCAGCTGA
- the xth gene encoding exodeoxyribonuclease III: protein MKIATWNVNSLKIRLPHVLDWLAEHKPDALCLQELKMEDKAFPHEALAEAGYQAATNGQKTYNGVAILTPTAASDIVRDLPGFADEQKRIIAASVDGVRVICGYFPNGQAVGSEKFEYKLRWLAALTEWVREEMARHPKLVLTGDFNIAPEARDAHPEWTDEIHVSEPERAAFRALTDLGLVDAFRLFEQPERSFSWWDYRMLAFRRNFGLRIDHILVSEPLRAACRSCAVDKAPRRLERPSDHAPVVLDVDA from the coding sequence GTGAAAATCGCCACCTGGAACGTCAACTCGCTCAAGATCCGCCTGCCCCACGTGCTCGACTGGCTCGCCGAGCACAAGCCCGATGCGTTGTGCCTGCAGGAACTGAAGATGGAGGACAAGGCCTTTCCGCATGAGGCGCTGGCCGAGGCCGGCTACCAGGCGGCGACCAACGGGCAGAAGACCTACAACGGGGTTGCCATCCTGACGCCGACGGCGGCCAGCGACATCGTGCGCGACCTTCCCGGCTTCGCGGACGAGCAGAAGCGCATCATCGCCGCAAGCGTGGACGGCGTGCGGGTGATCTGCGGCTACTTCCCCAATGGCCAGGCGGTGGGCTCGGAGAAGTTCGAGTACAAGCTGCGCTGGCTGGCCGCACTCACCGAATGGGTGCGCGAGGAGATGGCCCGCCATCCGAAGCTGGTGCTCACCGGCGACTTCAACATCGCCCCGGAAGCGCGCGACGCCCACCCCGAGTGGACCGACGAGATCCACGTCTCCGAGCCCGAGCGCGCCGCCTTCCGCGCGCTGACCGATCTCGGCCTGGTGGACGCCTTCCGCCTGTTCGAGCAGCCCGAGCGCAGCTTCTCGTGGTGGGACTACCGCATGCTCGCCTTCCGGCGCAACTTCGGCCTGCGCATCGACCACATCCTGGTGTCCGAGCCGCTGCGCGCCGCCTGCCGCAGCTGCGCGGTGGACAAGGCGCCGCGCCGCCTGGAACGCCCGTCGGACCATGCGCCGGTGGTCCTCGACGTGGACGCCTGA